One genomic region from Kamptonema formosum PCC 6407 encodes:
- a CDS encoding GNAT family N-acetyltransferase — protein MLSFAAETDKDVPAIRALLIAAFGGIGEAELVEVIRKYPNFIPELSLVAREDGEAIAHILFTSLAIEGRDRTFGALALAPLAVAPQRQRQGIGSQLVEFGLSKCRELGHGIVVVVGEPEYYQPFGFQRASQFGLTPSLELPDEVFMVAELYPGALTDVSGLVSYPAYFDGV, from the coding sequence ATGTTATCTTTTGCTGCTGAAACAGATAAGGATGTACCTGCGATTCGCGCTTTGCTGATAGCGGCTTTCGGCGGGATCGGTGAGGCGGAGCTCGTCGAGGTCATCCGCAAGTACCCCAATTTTATCCCCGAATTGTCGCTGGTGGCGCGGGAGGATGGGGAAGCGATCGCGCATATTCTGTTTACCAGTCTCGCTATTGAAGGGCGCGATCGCACGTTTGGGGCCCTCGCCCTCGCCCCCCTAGCAGTCGCCCCACAACGCCAAAGACAAGGCATTGGTAGCCAGTTAGTAGAATTTGGTTTATCAAAATGTCGCGAGTTGGGTCACGGTATTGTTGTGGTTGTAGGTGAACCCGAATATTATCAGCCTTTTGGGTTTCAGAGGGCGAGTCAATTTGGTTTGACTCCTTCCTTGGAATTACCCGATGAGGTGTTTATGGTGGCGGAACTTTATCCCGGCGCTTTGACAGATGTTAGCGGCTTAGTAAGCTATCCAGCATATTTTGATGGAGTTTGA
- the carB gene encoding carbamoyl-phosphate synthase large subunit: MPRRQDLKKILLIGSGPIVIGQACEFDYSGTQACKALREEGFQVVLVNSNPATIMTDPETAERTYIEPLTPEILEKIIAKERPQAILPTMGGQTALNLAVAVAKNGVLEKYGVELIGAKLPAIEMAEDRLLFKEAMARIGVPVCPSGIACNLDEARAIGHEIGSFPLIIRPAFTMGGTGGGISYNQEEFEEMAQGGIDASPVSQILIEQSLIGWKEYELEVMRDLADNVVIICSIENLDPMGIHTGDSITVAPAQTLTDKEYQRLRDASIKIIREIGVETGGSNIQFAVNPVNGEFIVIEMNPRVSRSSALASKATGFPIAKMAAKLAVGYSLDEIPNDITKKTPASFEPTIDYVVTKIPRFAFEKFPGSEPTLTTQMKSVGEVMAIGRTFCESFQKALRGLETGRAGWGCDKQEKLPSLEQIRAGLRTPNPERIFTVRHAMMMGMTVEEIYELTGIDHWFLDKFVQLLETEKFLKRTPLQQLTKDLMFEIKQLGFSDRQIAYAQKTTEDEVRTYRKKLGVIPIYKTVDTCAAEFEAFTPYYYSTYELGAAIWELGDEQKQISAAAQSLTPESEVLPSEKRKVMILGGGPNRIGQGIEFDYCCCHASFSLGDDGFETIMVNSNPETVSTDYDTSDRLYFEPLTKEDVLNIIEAEDPEGVIIQFGGQTPLKLAVPLQKALTNHPSVKTKIWGTSPDSIDTAEDRERFEKILRELNIQQAANGMARSFEDALIVAQRIGYPVVVRPSYVLGGRAMEIVYSDVELERYMMFAVHVEPDHPILIDKFLENAIEVDVDAIADTSGNVVIGGIMEHIEEAGIHSGDSACSIPTQTLSLAALATIRGWTVELAKALKVIGLMNIQFAVQGEQVYIIEANPRASRTVPFVSKAIGVPLAKIASRVMSGKTLVDLGFTKEIIPVHVAVKEAVLPFAKFPGTDTLLGPEMRSTGEVMGIDTDFGKAFAKAQLGAGQVLPLSGTVFVSMRDRDKIAVVPVVKEFLELGFNVVATEGTRKVLREQGVKVGLELKLHEGRPNLLDSIKNEKIQLIITTPSGEESRADGIFIRRTALAYKIPIITTIAGAKATAAAIRSLKSHSLDVKAIQDYSF; this comes from the coding sequence ATGCCCCGCCGCCAAGACTTAAAAAAAATACTGCTGATTGGTTCTGGCCCTATCGTCATAGGCCAAGCGTGCGAGTTCGACTATTCGGGCACGCAAGCTTGCAAAGCCTTGCGAGAAGAAGGGTTTCAAGTGGTGCTAGTGAACTCCAATCCTGCGACCATTATGACCGATCCAGAAACCGCCGAACGCACCTACATCGAACCCTTAACCCCAGAAATCCTTGAGAAAATCATCGCTAAAGAACGACCTCAAGCCATTTTACCAACAATGGGCGGTCAAACAGCACTCAATTTAGCAGTTGCCGTTGCTAAAAATGGCGTTTTGGAAAAATACGGCGTTGAATTAATTGGTGCGAAATTGCCAGCAATTGAAATGGCAGAAGATCGGTTGCTATTTAAAGAAGCAATGGCGCGAATTGGCGTTCCCGTTTGTCCTTCGGGAATTGCTTGTAATCTCGATGAAGCCAGGGCGATCGGTCACGAAATCGGCAGTTTCCCCTTAATTATCCGTCCGGCTTTCACAATGGGCGGCACAGGTGGCGGCATTTCTTATAATCAAGAAGAATTTGAAGAAATGGCCCAAGGCGGCATCGATGCTAGCCCCGTTTCGCAAATTTTGATCGAACAATCTTTAATTGGCTGGAAGGAATACGAACTAGAAGTAATGCGAGATTTAGCAGATAATGTAGTCATTATCTGTTCCATCGAAAACCTCGATCCGATGGGCATTCACACCGGAGATTCGATTACCGTCGCCCCGGCCCAAACCCTCACGGACAAAGAATATCAACGCCTTCGCGATGCCTCAATTAAAATTATCCGCGAAATTGGCGTAGAAACTGGCGGGTCTAACATTCAATTTGCTGTTAATCCCGTTAACGGCGAATTTATTGTGATTGAAATGAACCCCCGCGTTAGCCGTTCCTCTGCTTTAGCCTCAAAAGCAACGGGCTTTCCTATTGCTAAAATGGCCGCTAAATTAGCAGTAGGTTACAGTCTAGATGAAATCCCGAACGACATCACCAAGAAAACACCCGCATCCTTTGAACCGACAATTGATTATGTGGTGACAAAAATCCCCCGCTTTGCCTTTGAAAAGTTCCCCGGTTCTGAACCAACATTGACTACACAAATGAAGTCAGTCGGGGAAGTAATGGCAATTGGGCGGACGTTTTGCGAATCTTTCCAAAAGGCATTACGGGGATTAGAAACTGGTCGCGCTGGTTGGGGTTGCGACAAACAAGAAAAGTTACCTTCCCTAGAACAAATTCGCGCCGGATTGCGGACACCAAACCCAGAAAGAATCTTTACCGTCCGCCACGCAATGATGATGGGGATGACAGTAGAAGAAATCTACGAACTTACAGGAATTGACCATTGGTTTCTGGATAAATTTGTGCAGTTACTCGAAACAGAGAAGTTCCTGAAACGCACGCCACTACAGCAGTTGACTAAAGACTTAATGTTTGAAATCAAGCAATTAGGATTTAGCGATCGCCAAATTGCCTACGCCCAAAAAACCACAGAAGATGAAGTCCGAACTTACCGCAAAAAGTTAGGCGTAATTCCGATTTACAAAACAGTTGATACCTGCGCGGCTGAGTTTGAAGCCTTCACTCCTTATTACTATTCTACCTACGAATTAGGCGCGGCAATCTGGGAATTAGGCGACGAACAAAAGCAAATTTCTGCTGCTGCTCAAAGTTTAACTCCAGAGTCAGAAGTTTTGCCTTCTGAGAAGCGAAAGGTGATGATTTTAGGCGGCGGGCCAAACCGGATCGGACAGGGGATTGAGTTTGACTATTGTTGTTGTCATGCTTCCTTTTCTTTGGGTGATGATGGGTTTGAAACCATCATGGTTAACTCCAACCCAGAGACAGTTTCGACGGACTACGATACTAGCGATCGCCTTTATTTTGAACCTTTGACTAAAGAAGATGTTCTCAACATCATCGAAGCCGAAGATCCAGAGGGAGTTATTATTCAGTTTGGCGGACAAACACCGCTAAAACTAGCAGTTCCTCTGCAAAAAGCTCTCACTAACCATCCTTCAGTCAAGACAAAAATTTGGGGGACTTCCCCTGATTCTATCGACACTGCGGAAGACAGAGAACGATTTGAGAAAATTCTGCGGGAGTTGAACATTCAACAGGCGGCTAACGGTATGGCCCGCAGTTTTGAGGATGCTTTAATAGTAGCTCAACGCATTGGCTATCCGGTGGTAGTGCGACCGAGTTATGTATTAGGCGGACGGGCAATGGAAATCGTCTATTCTGATGTAGAATTAGAACGGTATATGATGTTTGCCGTCCATGTCGAACCAGATCACCCGATTTTGATTGACAAGTTTTTAGAGAATGCGATCGAGGTAGATGTAGACGCGATCGCAGATACTTCTGGTAATGTCGTCATTGGCGGGATTATGGAACATATTGAAGAAGCGGGTATTCACTCAGGGGACTCCGCTTGTTCGATTCCTACGCAAACACTTTCACTAGCAGCTTTAGCAACAATTCGCGGTTGGACTGTTGAACTCGCAAAAGCTCTGAAAGTGATCGGATTAATGAATATCCAATTTGCTGTTCAAGGCGAACAAGTTTACATCATCGAAGCTAATCCCCGCGCTTCTCGGACAGTACCCTTTGTATCGAAAGCAATTGGAGTACCGCTAGCCAAAATTGCCTCGCGAGTGATGTCTGGTAAAACTTTGGTAGATTTAGGATTTACTAAAGAAATTATCCCAGTTCACGTTGCAGTAAAAGAGGCGGTTTTACCCTTTGCTAAGTTCCCCGGAACTGATACTCTGTTAGGGCCCGAAATGCGCTCTACAGGCGAAGTAATGGGTATTGACACAGATTTTGGCAAAGCCTTTGCAAAAGCTCAATTAGGCGCAGGACAGGTTTTGCCACTATCGGGAACAGTATTTGTATCGATGCGCGATCGCGATAAAATTGCAGTGGTTCCAGTTGTCAAAGAGTTCTTAGAATTGGGTTTCAATGTAGTAGCAACGGAAGGAACCCGCAAAGTTTTGCGAGAACAGGGTGTAAAGGTAGGTTTAGAGTTGAAACTTCACGAAGGCCGGCCAAATTTGTTGGATTCAATTAAAAATGAGAAAATCCAACTAATTATTACTACTCCTTCCGGTGAAGAATCGCGGGCCGATGGGATTTTCATTCGCCGTACTGCTTTGGCTTATAAAATCCCGATCATTACCACAATTGCTGGTGCAAAAGCGACTGCGGCCGCCATTCGTTCGCTGAAGTCTCACTCGCTAGATGTGAAAGCAATTCAGGATTATTCGTTTTAA
- a CDS encoding DUF6737 family protein, with protein MKESEKKSVSAWDYKPWWCQPWSILLTGITLISGSWFVFKTVWITVIVSIPLLIWMGFFLLIWPRLMLSSGLLDSHQE; from the coding sequence ATGAAAGAATCAGAAAAAAAGTCTGTTAGTGCTTGGGACTATAAGCCTTGGTGGTGTCAGCCTTGGTCAATTTTGTTAACAGGTATTACTCTAATTTCTGGGAGTTGGTTTGTGTTCAAAACCGTCTGGATAACAGTTATTGTCTCTATACCTCTATTAATATGGATGGGATTTTTCCTATTAATTTGGCCAAGACTCATGCTATCCAGCGGTCTTTTAGATTCTCATCAGGAATAG
- a CDS encoding Uma2 family endonuclease, whose amino-acid sequence MPSPLQIPTNQNSGKTSIEVPPLENGDRLTRPEFERRYHAMPELKKAELIEGVVYMSSPVRFEPHAEPHSNIIGWLWVYRSATPGVRLGDNATTRLDLENEPQPDALLRIASGGNSSISEDGYVEGAPELVVEISASTASYDSHDKLRMYRRNGVQEYLVWKIYNNRIDWFQLNEGEYILLEPDATGIIRSQVFPGLWLAVSAMLEGNLAEVLAVLQQGLASTEHGDFVEQLRGG is encoded by the coding sequence ATGCCATCACCTTTACAGATTCCCACGAATCAAAACTCCGGCAAAACATCAATTGAAGTGCCACCTTTAGAAAATGGCGATCGCTTGACTCGGCCTGAATTTGAGCGGCGTTATCATGCTATGCCAGAACTAAAAAAAGCTGAATTAATTGAGGGAGTAGTTTACATGAGTTCGCCAGTTCGTTTTGAGCCACACGCAGAACCACACAGCAATATAATCGGCTGGCTATGGGTTTATCGTAGTGCTACTCCCGGAGTGAGGCTAGGTGATAATGCCACTACTCGCCTAGATTTGGAGAATGAACCACAGCCAGATGCACTATTACGAATAGCATCAGGTGGCAATTCATCTATTAGTGAGGATGGCTATGTAGAGGGTGCTCCTGAATTAGTTGTGGAAATATCGGCTAGCACTGCATCTTATGATTCCCATGATAAGTTAAGAATGTATCGCCGTAATGGAGTACAGGAGTATTTGGTCTGGAAGATTTATAATAATAGAATTGATTGGTTTCAACTAAATGAAGGTGAGTATATACTTTTAGAACCGGATGCCACCGGAATAATTAGGAGTCAGGTTTTTCCTGGTTTGTGGTTAGCAGTATCAGCAATGTTAGAGGGGAATTTAGCTGAGGTTTTGGCTGTATTGCAGCAGGGTTTAGCGAGTACAGAACATGGAGATTTTGTTGAGCAATTAAGAGGTGGTTAA
- a CDS encoding zinc ribbon domain-containing protein produces the protein MAYLCDLGRGQKLYIENPGMQTVITLSSSGPSQQQQASSSFQTGRWVIPPTAFSTASGIVLRLESQSGPQFVMVQGNGMSVLSAMPELSEAEAIALVQVTMEAGPNDNTMRPMTPMKPMEPMKPMTPMKMNPMQMQMGNMSMQMGTQGVSGKRFCPQCGAGVGESDRFCSSCGHNL, from the coding sequence ATGGCTTATTTATGCGACCTGGGTAGAGGTCAAAAGCTTTACATTGAAAATCCGGGAATGCAGACTGTCATTACCTTATCGAGTAGCGGCCCCAGCCAACAGCAACAAGCAAGCAGTAGTTTTCAGACTGGTAGGTGGGTGATACCGCCAACGGCATTTAGCACTGCATCGGGGATAGTTTTGCGGCTAGAATCGCAGTCAGGGCCGCAATTTGTGATGGTACAAGGTAATGGGATGAGTGTTTTAAGTGCGATGCCAGAGTTGAGTGAGGCGGAAGCGATCGCACTTGTGCAGGTGACTATGGAAGCGGGGCCTAATGATAATACTATGCGGCCGATGACACCGATGAAACCAATGGAACCCATGAAGCCGATGACACCGATGAAGATGAACCCCATGCAGATGCAGATGGGTAATATGTCAATGCAGATGGGGACGCAGGGAGTTTCTGGGAAGCGTTTTTGTCCGCAATGCGGCGCGGGTGTGGGAGAAAGCGATCGCTTTTGTTCGAGTTGCGGTCATAATTTGTGA
- a CDS encoding circularly permuted type 2 ATP-grasp protein, which produces MRFDSYDPGDFYDELFAAIGQPRPEATLLIERIHSLTEGELQRRQQAAQNALVKLGATFNVYGNNKGTEQIFPFDVIPRIVSASEWSSIEQGLKQRIHALNLFLTDIYGEQKIIKDGIIPADLIESATGYLKPCIGLKPPGGIWCHITGTDLVRDKDGKWYVLEDNMRCPSGISYVLENRRVMKSTFPQVFARLGIQPVDDYPSHLLETLLNLAPSNLQNPTVVVLTPGIYNSAYFEHSFLAQQMGVELVEGRDLVVADGYVQMRTTKGLQRVDVIYRRIDDDFIDPLTFRSDSRLGVPGLMEVYRNGRVALANALGTGVADDKVIYAYVPQIIKYYLGEEQMLSNVPTYVCWEEEQLEYVVANLDKLVVKAANESGGYGMLVGTHSTAEQREDFAHRIRENPRNYIAQPTLCLSRVPTIIGEDFEGCHVDLRPYILYGQDIYVHPGGLTRVALKRGSLVVNSSQGGGSKDTWVLCQ; this is translated from the coding sequence ATGCGCTTTGATTCTTACGATCCGGGTGACTTCTATGATGAACTCTTTGCAGCTATTGGACAACCCCGCCCGGAAGCTACTCTTTTAATAGAAAGAATTCACTCTCTAACTGAAGGGGAACTCCAACGGCGACAGCAGGCCGCACAAAATGCCTTAGTGAAGTTGGGAGCAACTTTCAATGTTTATGGTAACAATAAAGGGACAGAGCAAATTTTCCCGTTTGATGTAATTCCCCGCATTGTTTCAGCCTCCGAATGGAGTTCGATAGAACAAGGACTTAAGCAGAGAATTCACGCCCTAAATCTATTTCTAACAGATATTTACGGCGAACAGAAAATTATCAAAGATGGCATCATTCCCGCCGATTTAATCGAGTCGGCTACAGGTTATCTCAAACCTTGCATCGGATTAAAGCCACCAGGCGGAATTTGGTGTCATATTACAGGCACAGATTTAGTGCGCGATAAAGATGGGAAATGGTACGTCCTTGAAGATAATATGCGCTGTCCTTCCGGCATTTCCTACGTTTTGGAAAACCGCCGCGTCATGAAAAGCACTTTTCCCCAAGTGTTCGCCAGATTGGGCATTCAACCTGTTGATGATTATCCCAGTCATTTGTTAGAAACTCTCCTAAATTTAGCACCGTCAAATCTGCAAAATCCTACAGTTGTAGTGCTAACTCCCGGCATTTACAACTCTGCTTATTTTGAGCATTCATTTCTAGCGCAACAGATGGGAGTTGAGTTAGTTGAAGGTCGAGATTTAGTAGTAGCTGACGGTTACGTGCAAATGCGAACTACTAAAGGTTTGCAGCGAGTAGATGTGATTTATCGCCGCATTGATGATGACTTTATTGACCCTCTAACTTTTCGTTCAGATTCGAGGTTGGGAGTGCCGGGATTAATGGAAGTTTATCGTAACGGCCGCGTTGCTCTTGCTAATGCTTTGGGTACGGGAGTTGCAGATGATAAGGTGATCTATGCTTATGTTCCGCAAATAATTAAGTATTACTTGGGAGAGGAACAAATGTTGTCAAATGTCCCAACTTATGTTTGTTGGGAAGAGGAGCAATTAGAATATGTGGTGGCTAATCTCGATAAGCTTGTAGTGAAAGCAGCAAATGAATCTGGCGGCTATGGGATGTTAGTAGGGACGCATTCTACTGCTGAACAAAGGGAAGATTTTGCTCATAGGATTCGGGAAAATCCCCGCAATTATATTGCACAACCGACTCTTTGTTTATCGCGAGTTCCTACTATTATTGGCGAGGATTTTGAAGGGTGTCACGTAGATTTGCGGCCTTATATTCTCTATGGTCAAGATATTTATGTGCATCCAGGTGGCTTAACTCGTGTGGCTTTGAAGCGCGGATCGCTTGTGGTAAACTCTTCTCAGGGTGGTGGGAGTAAGGATACTTGGGTTTTGTGTCAGTAG
- a CDS encoding sulfurtransferase, which translates to MNITRSDRVLLDVRTSQEYSGEWFFNQPPKETERAGHIPSAVHIEHILTLNRDGTFKSFNELQALYSSKGIESEKEVFPYCAIGGRSGYTWFVLKYLLGYPKVRNYDGSWNEWSRLPNTND; encoded by the coding sequence TTGAATATAACTCGATCGGATCGCGTTTTGTTAGATGTTCGTACCTCTCAAGAGTACAGTGGCGAATGGTTCTTCAATCAACCACCCAAAGAAACCGAACGTGCTGGACATATTCCAAGTGCGGTGCATATCGAACATATCCTCACTCTAAATCGGGATGGAACTTTCAAATCGTTTAACGAGTTGCAGGCTCTTTACAGCAGCAAGGGAATCGAGTCTGAGAAAGAAGTGTTTCCCTATTGTGCGATCGGCGGGCGTTCGGGGTATACATGGTTTGTTTTGAAGTATTTATTAGGCTATCCGAAGGTTCGGAATTACGACGGATCTTGGAATGAGTGGAGTCGTCTTCCTAATACAAATGACTAA
- a CDS encoding DUF6220 domain-containing protein, translating to MIINSSSDSLQASQRQNQIFFYIFAVLFNICLIAQVLTVGLAYFYNSEWWNIHVWLVRGYSGLSLILLVGAYWIPFPPKVRSLAVSLPVLLGLQFLTIHLKFTLPLGILHPLIGFALFSASTSLVHRVWQIIKPSVDEE from the coding sequence ATGATTATAAACTCTAGCTCTGATAGCCTACAAGCATCTCAACGCCAGAATCAAATATTTTTTTACATCTTCGCAGTATTATTCAACATCTGCTTGATTGCTCAAGTGCTGACGGTTGGACTGGCATATTTTTATAACTCTGAGTGGTGGAATATCCATGTTTGGCTGGTACGAGGGTACAGTGGGCTGTCACTAATTCTGTTGGTAGGGGCATACTGGATTCCATTTCCTCCTAAAGTTCGCAGCCTCGCGGTAAGTCTGCCAGTGTTACTAGGGTTGCAATTTCTCACAATTCACCTGAAATTTACCCTGCCTTTAGGAATACTTCACCCCCTAATTGGATTCGCATTGTTTTCTGCTTCTACGAGTTTAGTTCATCGCGTGTGGCAAATCATAAAACCCAGCGTTGACGAAGAATAA
- a CDS encoding LuxR C-terminal-related transcriptional regulator produces MADLQSLFQILTQAKDEQELRSRICAEVSEYFTAKRSGLFFFDAPKRRIRDRNLQNLMELALSTEHNPVLRYLVERHTPVHEALVVSPKAWQLICPRADHWHVMTGPIVNQGQLVGAVGFTRDRSMGSFDTQNLMDLSALCLHLSTWVARVRSPHQLLHTNRLTSRELQIAELVAQGLTNAEIGERLWITENSVKQALKRMFRKLEVSSRAQMVAQLSTNQKFFPPDIKAANL; encoded by the coding sequence ATGGCTGACTTGCAATCTTTATTTCAAATTCTCACTCAAGCGAAAGACGAACAGGAATTACGATCGCGCATTTGTGCAGAAGTGAGCGAGTATTTTACTGCTAAACGTTCGGGATTATTTTTCTTCGACGCGCCAAAGAGGAGAATTCGCGATCGCAATCTTCAAAACCTGATGGAATTGGCGTTATCGACCGAGCACAATCCCGTTTTGCGCTACTTGGTGGAGCGACACACCCCCGTTCACGAAGCTTTGGTGGTATCCCCTAAAGCATGGCAATTGATTTGCCCACGCGCCGATCACTGGCACGTTATGACGGGCCCAATCGTGAACCAAGGACAATTAGTGGGTGCGGTTGGCTTTACTCGCGATCGCAGTATGGGTTCATTCGATACGCAAAATTTGATGGATTTGAGTGCGCTTTGTCTCCACCTTTCAACTTGGGTGGCAAGGGTGCGATCGCCACACCAACTCTTGCACACAAATCGCCTAACATCTCGTGAACTACAAATTGCTGAACTGGTTGCCCAAGGGTTAACGAATGCAGAAATTGGCGAACGACTTTGGATTACCGAAAATTCCGTGAAGCAAGCTTTAAAGCGGATGTTTCGTAAGCTTGAAGTTTCGTCTCGTGCTCAAATGGTTGCTCAACTTTCTACAAATCAAAAATTTTTTCCCCCAGACATTAAAGCTGCTAATTTGTAA
- a CDS encoding DNA polymerase beta superfamily protein: MDRITVESRLILLALVGSQAYGTSTPQSDFDYKGVFIAPKEYYLGFKTFEQKDTGWDVEPGTGLYPMLDTVKDCTIYELRKFLSLVGNNNPNILETIWMDREFYAYLSPAGEKLISYRSAFLSQKVRTSFAGYAYAQIKRVENHRKWLLNPPPRKPVPQDFGLDDENYKPLNKTEINAFLEFLYMLVRDCIEFLEPSEELRNLLLEKIDYKGILKQRPIPEELLPQVQQYTRATNDFIRLLHISQAYRQALGEWEAYKKWNVERNVDRKALESKCGYDSKHTSHCIRLLRMGIEILRDGELNVNRKKVGDSGYLLSIRNGDVTYEEVKEIASSLFEEIKTIKSSLPENVDKEFLNEVCVELVEMAGFK; this comes from the coding sequence ATGGATAGAATTACCGTAGAATCCAGATTAATATTACTAGCTTTAGTAGGAAGTCAAGCCTATGGGACTTCTACACCACAGTCTGATTTTGACTACAAAGGCGTATTTATCGCTCCCAAAGAATACTACCTGGGATTTAAAACTTTCGAGCAGAAAGATACAGGCTGGGATGTAGAACCAGGAACGGGTTTGTATCCCATGCTCGATACCGTCAAAGACTGTACAATCTACGAACTCAGAAAGTTTTTATCCTTAGTTGGTAACAACAATCCTAACATTTTAGAAACCATTTGGATGGATAGAGAATTTTACGCCTATCTGTCTCCGGCGGGTGAAAAGTTAATTTCTTATCGCTCCGCTTTCTTGTCTCAAAAAGTTAGAACATCTTTTGCTGGCTACGCTTACGCTCAAATCAAACGGGTGGAAAATCATCGAAAATGGTTGCTAAATCCTCCGCCGAGAAAACCTGTCCCTCAAGATTTTGGACTAGATGACGAGAATTATAAGCCATTAAATAAGACAGAAATTAACGCTTTTCTGGAATTTCTGTATATGCTAGTTCGCGACTGCATCGAATTTCTAGAACCGTCAGAAGAATTGAGAAATTTGCTGCTTGAAAAAATTGACTATAAAGGTATCCTCAAACAGCGACCAATTCCAGAGGAATTACTGCCACAAGTTCAACAATATACGAGAGCTACAAATGATTTTATTAGGTTACTGCACATCTCTCAAGCTTATCGTCAGGCTCTCGGTGAATGGGAAGCTTATAAAAAGTGGAATGTGGAAAGAAATGTAGATAGAAAAGCTTTAGAGAGTAAATGTGGTTATGATTCAAAACATACCTCTCATTGCATTCGTTTGTTGCGGATGGGGATAGAAATCCTGAGAGATGGCGAACTGAATGTTAATCGCAAAAAAGTAGGAGATAGCGGATATTTGCTTTCTATCAGAAATGGAGATGTTACTTATGAAGAAGTGAAAGAAATCGCTAGCTCACTTTTTGAAGAAATCAAAACCATCAAATCTTCTCTACCAGAAAATGTGGATAAAGAATTTCTTAACGAAGTTTGCGTTGAGTTGGTAGAAATGGCTGGTTTTAAGTAG
- a CDS encoding DUF2786 domain-containing protein, whose protein sequence is MTDKNTLDKIKKLLSLATSSNENEATAAAEKASLLLAQYNLSLADLGTSEQEKIIQNSVETTPRYVTWKMTLLSGIAEANSCEAMRNSYTGYMFLVGTPTNIAACQYLYEYLAQAIERRAKYRKGNGRGLAYLNAFRVGCATRLSQRLLIQKEEIENSGIPGSGDAPATPAIVVRSMFEKNQQDITNYLEQQGVKVKVRSGSQISSESGFYSGYQVGDQISLHKQVKSEGSFKQLNEG, encoded by the coding sequence ATGACCGACAAAAATACGCTTGATAAAATTAAAAAACTATTGTCTCTCGCAACTTCTTCTAACGAGAACGAAGCGACAGCCGCAGCAGAAAAAGCCTCTCTACTATTAGCACAATACAATCTCAGCTTAGCTGACTTAGGTACTTCAGAGCAAGAAAAAATCATTCAAAACTCTGTCGAAACAACGCCTCGTTATGTCACTTGGAAAATGACATTACTCTCCGGGATTGCTGAAGCCAATAGCTGCGAAGCAATGCGAAATAGTTATACCGGCTATATGTTTTTAGTAGGAACACCTACTAATATCGCAGCGTGTCAATACCTTTATGAATACTTAGCTCAAGCCATTGAACGGCGTGCTAAATATCGCAAAGGAAATGGTCGGGGATTGGCTTATCTAAATGCTTTTCGAGTGGGGTGTGCGACGCGGTTAAGCCAAAGACTATTAATCCAAAAAGAAGAAATAGAAAATTCAGGAATTCCTGGTTCAGGAGATGCACCAGCGACTCCAGCTATTGTAGTCAGATCGATGTTTGAGAAAAATCAGCAAGATATTACCAACTATTTAGAACAACAGGGTGTAAAAGTTAAAGTTCGTTCTGGTTCTCAAATTAGCAGCGAATCTGGCTTTTATTCAGGCTATCAAGTCGGCGACCAAATTAGTTTGCACAAACAAGTTAAGTCTGAAGGTTCTTTTAAGCAATTAAATGAAGGATAA